One stretch of Halapricum desulfuricans DNA includes these proteins:
- a CDS encoding methyltransferase domain-containing protein, whose translation MGVLEHKGRARLFYKYLSQVYDQINPFIWNEEMRDEAIGWLELDGDERVLDVGCGTGFATEGLLRHVETVYGLDQSPHQLEKAYAKFGRSGPVRFTRGDAERLPYRDDTFDVVWSSGSIEYWPNPVDALEEIRRVTAPGGRVLIVGPDYPSNTVFQKLADAIMLFYDEAEADRMFREAGFESFEHHIQQARPGSPRAITTVATVPEQ comes from the coding sequence ATGGGCGTCCTCGAACACAAGGGCCGAGCACGGCTCTTCTACAAGTACCTCTCGCAGGTCTACGACCAGATCAACCCCTTCATCTGGAACGAAGAGATGCGCGACGAGGCCATCGGCTGGCTGGAGCTAGACGGCGACGAGCGCGTGCTGGATGTCGGCTGTGGGACCGGATTCGCCACCGAGGGGCTGCTCCGGCACGTCGAGACCGTCTACGGACTCGACCAGAGTCCTCACCAGCTGGAGAAAGCCTACGCGAAGTTCGGTCGCAGCGGTCCCGTCCGGTTCACCCGCGGCGACGCCGAGCGCCTGCCGTATCGCGACGATACTTTCGACGTCGTCTGGTCGTCGGGATCGATCGAGTACTGGCCCAACCCGGTCGACGCGCTCGAAGAGATTCGACGAGTCACCGCCCCCGGTGGGAGGGTCCTGATCGTCGGGCCCGATTACCCCTCGAACACCGTCTTCCAGAAGCTCGCCGACGCGATCATGCTGTTCTACGACGAGGCTGAGGCCGACCGGATGTTCCGGGAAGCCGGTTTCGAGTCCTTCGAACATCACATCCAGCAGGCGCGACCGGGAAGTCCACGGGCGATCACGACTGTCGCAACCGTGCCCGAGCAGTGA
- a CDS encoding transposase, translating into MTQTQALTKTLVFPLDVQSGNESLLHDARLECRRVFNEVLRLNYDGRDWDKIEDVVEQNADLVQNTAQRIIDKAFDALDNYYDNDDWGRPWYKHETFPLRMNYGEGYNLFLEDETVRFRISAKPYNHVKGELRGTQDQFDLLTQAMKDDDWHVGTAEALCRNGREELHVTVTNETAEVDAKTAAETVIGVDINEDCVALATLTESGIEDSIVIDYPEIKEERHRYFTMRKRMQEAGQTAFNDVFRDKEQRFVHDQLHTVSRRVVEWIQRFDSPVIVFEDLKDMRDDIEYGTRMNRRLHSLPFAKLRDFITYKAAWQGIPSDDVDPEYTSQQCPICGHIEQANRHKKRFKCRECEHQDHADRGAGISVAQKWLQTQEDRNVPALNTLPQVRKWELRRQASGPVDGPTVTHHTVEGHQTDGVSGVSDQSTGRSSGVVRKTQSSVMTRDDVSRTT; encoded by the coding sequence ATGACGCAGACACAGGCTCTCACAAAGACACTCGTGTTCCCGCTGGACGTGCAGAGTGGCAACGAGAGCCTGCTTCATGACGCTCGATTGGAGTGTCGCCGCGTGTTCAATGAGGTGCTACGCCTCAACTACGACGGGCGGGACTGGGACAAGATTGAGGATGTTGTTGAGCAGAACGCCGACCTCGTGCAAAACACTGCACAGCGCATCATCGACAAAGCCTTCGACGCACTCGACAACTACTACGACAACGACGACTGGGGACGCCCATGGTACAAACACGAGACGTTCCCACTGCGGATGAACTACGGCGAGGGCTATAACCTCTTTCTCGAAGACGAAACGGTACGGTTCCGTATCTCAGCGAAACCGTACAACCACGTCAAAGGCGAGCTTCGTGGTACGCAAGACCAGTTCGACCTGCTTACGCAGGCGATGAAAGACGATGACTGGCACGTTGGCACTGCCGAAGCACTCTGCCGAAACGGACGTGAAGAATTGCACGTCACCGTCACGAACGAAACCGCCGAAGTTGATGCAAAAACAGCGGCAGAAACGGTTATCGGTGTCGATATTAACGAAGACTGCGTTGCGCTAGCGACACTGACTGAGAGCGGTATCGAAGATTCAATTGTTATCGACTACCCAGAAATCAAGGAAGAACGACACCGGTACTTCACGATGCGGAAACGGATGCAAGAAGCCGGACAGACCGCGTTTAACGACGTGTTCCGCGATAAGGAGCAACGGTTCGTTCACGACCAGCTACACACGGTGTCACGGCGCGTAGTCGAGTGGATTCAACGGTTCGACAGTCCTGTAATTGTCTTTGAAGACCTCAAAGACATGCGAGACGATATCGAGTACGGGACTCGAATGAACCGCCGTCTGCACTCGCTTCCGTTCGCCAAACTTCGGGACTTCATCACGTACAAGGCGGCGTGGCAAGGGATTCCGTCAGATGACGTTGACCCGGAGTACACCAGCCAGCAATGCCCGATTTGCGGACACATAGAACAGGCAAATCGCCACAAGAAGCGGTTCAAATGTCGTGAGTGCGAGCATCAAGACCACGCCGACCGTGGCGCAGGTATCAGTGTCGCACAGAAGTGGCTGCAAACACAAGAGGACAGAAATGTGCCTGCTCTCAACACACTCCCGCAAGTGCGGAAATGGGAGTTGCGACGGCAGGCATCGGGGCCTGTGGACGGCCCGACCGTGACCCACCACACCGTTGAAGGCCACCAGACCGATGGTGTGTCGGGTGTGTCCGACCAATCCACGGGAAGAAGCTCCGGGGTCGTACGGAAGACGCAGTCTTCCGTGATGACGAGAGACGACGTCTCTCGAACCACTTGA
- a CDS encoding ribbon-helix-helix protein, CopG family, with amino-acid sequence MTKRLTVDLEDELYKEFSKQCIDAEKTKSEVVRGLVRDWVNDQE; translated from the coding sequence ATGACTAAACGACTCACCGTGGACTTGGAGGACGAGTTGTACAAGGAGTTCTCGAAGCAATGCATCGACGCTGAGAAAACCAAGTCCGAAGTCGTGCGTGGACTCGTCCGAGACTGGGTGAACGACCAAGAATGA
- the tnpA gene encoding IS200/IS605 family transposase, with amino-acid sequence MGEKRSNHTVYNVNYHFVWCPKYRHPILGVIEDSLESSFREVCDEYNYEILSLYISPDHVHLFLSAHPKHAPSKIVRTVKSITAREMWQQHEPLLQEYRWGGGFWEESYYVGTAGDVSTETIEQYIERTEHV; translated from the coding sequence ATGGGCGAGAAACGGTCAAACCACACGGTATACAACGTCAACTACCACTTTGTGTGGTGTCCAAAGTATCGACACCCGATACTGGGTGTGATAGAGGATTCACTAGAATCGAGTTTTCGAGAGGTGTGTGACGAGTACAATTACGAAATATTGTCATTGTACATCTCACCCGACCACGTACACCTGTTCCTGTCGGCACATCCCAAACACGCTCCGAGCAAGATTGTACGGACAGTCAAGAGCATTACAGCACGAGAGATGTGGCAACAGCACGAACCCCTGTTACAAGAATACCGGTGGGGTGGTGGGTTCTGGGAAGAATCGTACTACGTCGGGACGGCTGGTGATGTTTCGACCGAGACGATTGAACAGTACATCGAGCGAACGGAACACGTTTAG
- a CDS encoding type IV pilin N-terminal domain-containing protein, which translates to MTRALTPAVGAVLLVAATVALAGLTGAIVLGSGPAASPPHARLTLDVDAGADRVAVTHEGGDALSAEALTVRIEIDGRALAHQPPVPFFAARGFVSGPTGPFNSGGDTTWTAGETAALELASTNAPAIDPGGTVAVTVATDRGTVARLEAVA; encoded by the coding sequence GTGACACGTGCGCTCACGCCGGCCGTCGGTGCCGTGCTACTCGTTGCCGCGACCGTCGCTCTGGCCGGACTGACCGGAGCGATCGTCCTCGGCTCGGGTCCTGCGGCGTCGCCGCCACACGCGCGACTCACCCTCGATGTCGACGCCGGGGCCGACCGCGTCGCCGTCACGCACGAGGGCGGCGATGCCCTCTCGGCGGAAGCGCTGACCGTTCGGATCGAGATCGACGGACGGGCGCTCGCCCACCAGCCGCCGGTGCCGTTTTTCGCCGCCCGGGGGTTCGTCAGCGGCCCGACCGGTCCGTTCAACTCCGGCGGGGACACGACGTGGACGGCCGGCGAGACCGCGGCGCTCGAACTCGCTTCGACCAACGCGCCGGCGATCGATCCCGGTGGGACCGTCGCCGTGACGGTCGCGACCGATCGCGGGACGGTCGCCCGACTGGAAGCGGTAGCGTAG